The window GCGGTCACCGCGCTGCAGCCGGGGCGCGGCCGGCACCGCTCCGGGCTCGATGCGGTGATGCTCGCGGCGACGCTCTCAGCCGACACGGACGGGACAGTGGTCGATCTCGGCGCCGGCAGCGGGGTCGCCGGCTTCTGCGTCGCCGCGCGGGCGCCGGCGGCACGGGTGGTGCTGGTCGATAATGATCCCGTTGCCTCGGATCTGGCGCGGCGGGCGCTGGCGCTCGCCGACAATATGGCATTTGCCGGCCGGGTCAGCGTGGTGGAGACGGACATCGTCGGGCCGGAAAAGGTGCGGGTGGCGGCGGGGCTCACCCGCGCGATGGCCGATACCGTCATCATGAACCCGCCGTTCCGCGAGGAGGGCCGGGTGCGCGCCTCGCCGAATGCGGCGCGGGCCGCCGCCCATGTGCTGTCCGATGAGGACCTCGATCGCTGGATGCGGACCGCGGTGACGCTGCTTGTGCCCGGCGGCGGGCTCTCGGTCGTCTGGCCGGCGGAGCGGCTGGCGGCGCTTCTCGGCGCGTTGTCGGGGCGCTTCGGCGGCATCGCCGTCCTGCCGCTTCACCCCTATGCCGACACGCCGGCGCTCAGGGTGCTCGTCACAGCCAGGAAGGGCAGCCGGGCGCCGTTCCGCCTGCTGCAGGGCAGGGTCCTGCACGAGGCGGACGGCGATTTCTGCGCCTGGGCGAAGGCGGTGCTGCGCGACGGCGCCGGCCTCGACATGGCGCGCGGCTGAGGCGTCCGGTCAGGCGGTCTTCGTGTTCTCCAACGCGTCCGCAATGGCGCGCTCATAGGCGACAAGCGGCGGCTTGACGCCATGGGCAAAGAGCACGCGCCTGAGCCCGTGGTCGGTCCCGGTGATGATCACCCGCACATGGCGCCGCTCGGCCTTTTCGGCCATGCCGCGGATGGTCTCCGCCGCCGTTGAGTCGAGGAACGGCACGGCGGCAAAGTCGACGATCAGCACCCGGTGGGTGTCGGCGATGCGGTCGAGCACCGAGCCGATCGAGGCCGCCGCACCGAAGAAGAAGGCGCCGGATATCCGGAACACGACGACCTCCGGGTCCGAGGGGGCCGCGCCGCCGCGGCCGCCGACCGGGTCGGCCTCGTCCTCGGCGACGAAGGGCGTATCGGTCTCGATGGCCGTTGTCTTCGACATGCGGTGGATGAAGAGCACCGAGCCGAGGGCAAAGCCGACGACGATGGCCT of the Rhodobium gokarnense genome contains:
- a CDS encoding tRNA1(Val) (adenine(37)-N6)-methyltransferase, with amino-acid sequence MSAASEASDPVLPEGATRDAFLGGAVTALQPGRGRHRSGLDAVMLAATLSADTDGTVVDLGAGSGVAGFCVAARAPAARVVLVDNDPVASDLARRALALADNMAFAGRVSVVETDIVGPEKVRVAAGLTRAMADTVIMNPPFREEGRVRASPNAARAAAHVLSDEDLDRWMRTAVTLLVPGGGLSVVWPAERLAALLGALSGRFGGIAVLPLHPYADTPALRVLVTARKGSRAPFRLLQGRVLHEADGDFCAWAKAVLRDGAGLDMARG